In a genomic window of Planctomycetota bacterium:
- a CDS encoding PilZ domain-containing protein — translation MIPETNENKRTSLRVGVKNAKAYVENKGGGLLAWFKGKPKPFTIINVSESGLRMLSYEKLNINDEKNFNISIPLLGMKPLNVSAKVVWVEPFAKFQGFLTGMKFSQINSEARERLKHLAKLLGSKVKPEKKIDPNAAKNVKNLSKGCVICQFATKGQYGMGGKFFR, via the coding sequence AAGTCTGCGGGTAGGCGTAAAAAATGCCAAGGCATACGTTGAAAATAAAGGCGGGGGACTCTTGGCTTGGTTTAAAGGCAAGCCCAAGCCGTTTACCATCATCAACGTAAGCGAAAGCGGGCTGAGGATGCTTTCCTATGAAAAACTCAATATCAACGACGAAAAGAACTTCAATATCTCGATTCCATTACTCGGCATGAAGCCCTTGAATGTCTCGGCAAAAGTAGTCTGGGTGGAGCCTTTCGCAAAGTTCCAGGGATTTTTAACCGGCATGAAATTCTCCCAAATTAATAGCGAGGCCAGGGAACGCCTTAAACACCTGGCAAAACTCCTGGGCAGCAAGGTAAAGCCGGAAAAGAAGATAGACCCGAACGCCGCCAAGAACGTGAAGAATCTTTCCAAAGGATGCGTGATATGCCAGTTTGCCACCAAAGGACAGTATGGCATGGGCGGCAAGTTTTTCCGTTAG